From the Lathyrus oleraceus cultivar Zhongwan6 chromosome 4, CAAS_Psat_ZW6_1.0, whole genome shotgun sequence genome, one window contains:
- the LOC127076686 gene encoding cytochrome P450 714C2 — protein MEIVEISTIMKVLFGAILVILVHILNILVLRPKSVRAKLERQGINGPSPHFYLGNIPEIKRLLQENNKDGVSTSISHNWHSNLFPHIYNWKKQYGPIFVFCSGSIQWLVVTDIDTVKEIVLHTSLNLGKPSFLSKDNRPLLGQGILSSSGQYWAHQRKIIAPELYLEKMKAKVNMIMESTNGLLRLWDTKLNKDGDTLEIEIDQDLRNLSSDIIAKACFGSNYVEGREIFTKLRELQNLISKIFAGIPGYRYLPNKTNRQMWKLEKEINSKISKLVKKRQNDAREEQDLLQMILDSAKKCDSGDSFLPNSISRDIFIIDNCKNIFFAGYETTAITASWCLMLLSTHQEWQDRVRAEVLEIVGKDGNIDASMLKSLKMLTMVLQETLRLYPPASSVNREVFKDIVFKGLLVPKGMNIHIPMPILHQDSKLWGDDAHEFNPERFANGVQGACKIPQVYMPFGMGSRVCVGQHLAMVELKVVVSLILLKFRFSVSPSYRHSPSFHMLIEPGHGVVLNMTRI, from the exons ATGGAAATTGTTGAGATAAGCACAATAATGAAAGTGTTGTTTGGAGCAATTTTGGTGATTTTGGTTCATATTTTGAATATTTTGGTGTTGAGGCCAAAATCAGTTAGAGCAAAGCTTGAAAGACAGGGTATTAATGGTCCTTCTCCTCATTTCTACCTTGGCAATATTCCAGAAATAAAGAGACTTTTACAAGAAAACAACAAAGATGGTGTTTCAACATCCATTTCTCATAACTGGCATTCTAATCTCTTCCCTCACATTTACAACTGGAAAAAACAATACG GTCCCATTTTCGTGTTTTGTTCTGGGAGTATACAATGGTTAGTGGTGACAGATATAGATACAGTGAAGGAGATTGTCCTCCATACATCTTTGAATCTTGGGAAGCCATCGTTTTTATCCAAAGATAATAGGCCACTCCTTGGACAAGGTATATTATCATCAAGTGGCCAATATTGGGCTCATCAAAGGAAGATAATTGCCCCAGAACTGTACCTAGAGAAAATGAAG GCAAAAGTCAATATGATAATGGAGTCAACAAATGGACTGCTAAGATTATGGGATACCAAACTGAATAAAGATGGAGACACTTTAGAGATTGAAATTGATCAAGACTTGCGAAACTTATCATCTGACATTATTGCAAAAGCTTGTTTTGGAAGCAATTATGTTGAAGGAAGAGAAATATTCACAAAGCTTAGAGAACTTCAAAACCTCATTTCCAAGATATTTGCTGGAATTCCAGGCTATAG ATATTTGCCAAACAAAACCAATAGACAAATGTGGAAACTAGAAAAAGAGATAAACTCCAAGATATCAAAGCTCGTCAAAAAACGCCAAAACGATGCTCGAGAGGAACAAGATCTTTTACAAATGATACTCGACAGTGCAAAGAAATGCGACAGTGGTGATAGTTTCTTGCCGAATTCGATCTCCCGGGACATATTTATAATAGATAACTGCAAAAATATATTTTTCGCTGGATATGAGACTACTGCAATTACAGCATCATGGTGCTTAATGTTGTTATCTACGCACCAAGAATGGCAAGATCGTGTTCGCGCCGAAGTGCTCGAAATTGTTGGAAAGGATGGTAATATAGATGCAAGTATGCTTAAAAGCTTGAAAATG TTAACTATGGTGCTTCAAGAGACGTTGAGGCTTTATCCACCAGCATCATCGGTTAATCGAGAAGTTTTCAAAGACATTGTTTTCAAAGGTCTCTTAGTTCCGAAAGGAATGAACATTCACATTCCAATGCCGATTTTGCATCAAGACTCGAAGCTTTGGGGCGATGATGCACATGAGTTCAATCCGGAAAGATTTGCGAATGGAGTGCAAGGAGCATGCAAGATTCCACAAGTTTACATGCCATTTGGAATGGGGTCTCGTGTATGTGTAGGACAGCATTTGGCCATGGTTGAGTTGAAGGTGGTGGTGTCTCTCATTCTGTTGAAGTTTCGATTTTCTGTATCGCCGAGTTATCGTCATTCGCCTTCCTTCCACATGCTTATTGAACCCGGACATGGAGTTGTTCTCAACATGACAAGAATCTAA